From one Branchiostoma floridae strain S238N-H82 chromosome 3, Bfl_VNyyK, whole genome shotgun sequence genomic stretch:
- the LOC118412305 gene encoding 60S acidic ribosomal protein P0-like, with protein MVREDKATWKSNYFLKIVRLLDEYPKCFIVGADNVGSNQMQRIRMSLRGTGEILMGKNTMMRKAIRGHMENNPALEKILPHISGNVGFVFTKGDLKEVRDKILENKVEAPAKAGAIAPVDVYLDPLNTGLGPEKTSFFQALSIPTKISRGTIEILNKVYLIKKDEKVGASEATLLNMLKIFPFTYGLGIQYVYDSGSVFHPSILDITDDDILAKFMQGVQNVASVCLSIGYPTAASVPHSLANGFKNLLAIAAETEITFSQAEQMKAFLADPSAFQSAAATSAAPAAEAAKEEAKVEEEEEEESDDDMGFGLFD; from the exons ATGGTCAGGGAAGACAAGGCTACCTGGAAGTCAAACTACTTCTTGAAGATTGTG CGACTGTTGGATGAATACCCCAAGTGCTTTATTGTCGGCGCTGACAATGTGGGGTCCAATCAGATGCAGCGGATCCGCATGTCCCTCCGAGGAACTGGTG AGATTCTCATGGGCAAGAACACCATGATGCGGAAGGCTATCCGTGGGCACATGGAGAACAACCCAGCCCTGGAGAA GATCCTCCCTCACATCTCGGGCAATGTTGGCTTCGTCTTCACCAAGGGAGACCTGAAGGAAGTTCGTGACAAGATCCTGGAGAACAAG GTGGAAGCTCCTGCCAAAGCTGGTGCTATTGCTCCGGTGGACGTTTACCTGGACCCACTGAACACTGGCCTGGGTCCGGAGAAAACCTCCTTCTTCCAGGCTCTGTCCATCCCCACCAAGATCTCAAGGGGCACCATTGAAATTCTG AACAAGGTGTACCTGATCAAGAAGGATGAGAAGGTGGGGGCTTCTGAAGCAACCTTGTTGAACATGTTGAAGATTTTCCCCTTCACATATGGGTTGGGGATCCAATATG TGTATGACAGTGGGTCAGtgttccatccatccatcctggACATCACTGATGATGACATCCTAGCCAAGTTCATGCAG GGTGTCCAGAACGTCGCCAGTGTCTGCCTGTCCATTGGCTATCCTACCGCTGCCTCCGTGCCACATTCCCTCGCCAACGGTTTCAAGAACCTGCTGGCCATTGCAGCTGAGACAGAGATCACCTTCTCCCAGGCTGAGCAG ATGAAGGCCTTCCTGGCAGACCCGTCAGCCTTCCAGTCCGCAGCTGCGACCTCTGCAGCACCTGCAGCTGAAGCAGCCAAGGAGGAAGCCAAGGtcgaagaagaggaagaagaagagtcCGATGATGACATGGGCTTTGGATTGTTTGACTAG